The candidate division WOR-3 bacterium genome has a window encoding:
- a CDS encoding penicillin-binding protein activator LpoB, which yields MRKISLFFLFLIIFCSPTRTVKRISPEEVTDLSGRWNDTDSRLVAEEMISDMLSRPWLIDFEQEKEREPVVIVGTIRNMSTEHIDVDLFIKDIERELINSGRVKFVASKREREEIREERMDQQMYASMETAKRLAEEVGADFFLIGSVKSVEDLLEGKKAILYSVDLELIDVEKNIKVWIGNKKIKKFIEQRGYKW from the coding sequence GTTTTTAATAATTTTTTGTAGCCCAACAAGAACAGTAAAAAGAATTTCCCCAGAAGAAGTTACGGATCTTTCGGGAAGATGGAATGACACGGATTCAAGATTGGTGGCAGAAGAAATGATATCCGATATGTTATCTAGACCTTGGCTTATTGATTTTGAGCAAGAAAAAGAAAGAGAACCAGTTGTTATTGTAGGGACAATTAGAAATATGAGTACAGAGCATATAGACGTGGATCTATTTATAAAAGACATAGAAAGAGAGCTAATTAATTCCGGGAGAGTGAAATTTGTAGCCTCTAAAAGAGAAAGAGAGGAAATAAGAGAAGAAAGGATGGACCAACAGATGTATGCTTCAATGGAAACCGCAAAAAGACTTGCTGAAGAAGTTGGAGCAGACTTCTTTCTCATTGGCTCAGTAAAAAGTGTAGAAGATTTACTTGAAGGGAAAAAAGCTATTTTGTATTCTGTGGATCTTGAGTTAATTGATGTAGAGAAGAACATCAAGGTATGGATTGGGAATAAAAAAATAAAGAAGTTCATCGAACAGCGTGGTTACAAGTGGTGA